The DNA segment ttttcttaattaataatTACAGGTTGAAGCCTCTTAATGTTTGGGTTAAGTTACTTCATTTGTTAAGAGATAGAAAACTAATCCTTTGCTGTCATGCATTATTTAACTTTTAGTACGGTGACAACCTTATCCAACAAAACCGTTGAAAGGTTTAAGACTAGTTTAATAttgattgttggaaaatatttggATCCCAAAAATAAGcttattttgaaattatggtgAAATATTTGGAAATCCAGCTTCAACTTCCGACCTAACTGGACCACTGTTGTACCGAACATTGCTTCAAAAACTGTGTCTCCTCCCCCGCCAATCTCAACTCTTACATTCCAACATCACTAATTTATTTTGGGATTTACTCCTTTTTTGTATGTTTATTCTCTTGGTAATTCTCTGCACAATAATTGTTAGCGATCACCATCAAATCGATACCCGAATCCAAGAAATGACATTAAAGATGGAAAAGAAGATGCAAAAAAAGTCCATCATGCGGGATCGTAATTACGATTACCAGCACCACCGCCAATTACTTCCTCGCAACAATGACCGTCAGCGTAAGAGATCATCtatattgaaaagaaaatatttttctgtaatttcttccataaaaaagTCCATAAAAAAATGCCACCGTCGCCTCATTGAGTTTTTCTCCAAATTGGAGGGTGCAAAACACCGAGGGAAAGGCTTTGTTATCCTCCATCGGAAAGAGGCTGGCAGATGCCAAACCAATTTGAGCCCTAGACTTCAACTTGAATTCAAGGATGATGGTGATCTACCTAACATTCTTGCACTGAGAGAAAAAAATTGGACCCGGTTGCTTCCTCCATTAGCTTCAGACAAAACGAGAACCATCGTTCTCGATTTGGACGAGACCCTAGTGCATTCAAGTTCAGAACCACCTCCGGAaacatatgatttcatgattaaaCCAAGCATTTATGGTTTAAGGATGAATTTCTACGTATTGAAACGACCCAGGGTGGATGAATTCTTGGAAGCAGTCAGTAAGAAATACGAGCTGGTAGTTTTCACCGCTGGGCTTGAGCCGTACGCCTCATTACTGCTCGATATTCTAGACCCCAAGGGCTTGATATCTCACCGTTTATACAGAGATTCATGCAAGCAATTAGGTCGAGGAAGATTTATTAAGGACTTGTCGAAGATCGGGAGAGACCTCAAACAAGTTGTGATTGTTGATGATAACCCTAAATCCTACAATTTACAACCTGCAAATGCGATCCCCataaaaagatttgaagatgacatagaagACAGGGAATTAGAGAAGCTGATGGTGTTCTTCGAAAGGAATTGCGATGGTTTTAAGGACATGAGAGATGCGGTTAAACAATATTTAGATGGCAATGATACAATGAGGCAACCTTCGAGTTTATGAGAGGCATCCTCTGTCATCATTTAAGTTCATCAAAAACGTAAAATCAGTAAGAATAAATGCATAGGCACAAAGTGGATAGGAAGCGTTTCAATACGTCTTCTGTttggatgattttttttcttttccaaattttgcaGAAAAATATTACAGATATTTTTTCACTGTAATAAGCAAAACCAATTTTTTCTCCTTCCTATTTTGAATGACTTGTGATGTAATGAGACGTGTATTTTTATCCAACAatacaaatattataaaaaaaatcaatctcGTACATGTTTTTGATTAATTACTAAACTAGTGCGCATTTCTCTAGACAACAATTTAGGCCGACTCAATGTTGCATTTTGTAGACACTCACCAACATCAATTTCAATTCCAAACATTTTACTTTATCGATTTAAGTATCAGGCTCTAATCCAGTCTCTGATGGCGTAGTGGGCTAACTGACTGATCTAAAGAACTAGGCAGCTTCGGCTCCTATAACACAAGACCCGCATTCAATCAGAGAGGCTTTAACTCCCTCGTGAGAGGTGATTGCACCAGTAGCAAAAGAGATCTCAGGAGTAAGCAAGCCCAAGTCCATGCAAGAAGGCCCGCTGGATCTATCAAAATTCAAAGCCCATAAATAGATAAATCATTATGTAATGATTTTGATCAAAATTAAAGTGAGCGGTGGATGTGGCTAAATCGGTTTACATCAGATTgattttatcttttcctttttgtAATTCAGTCAGAATAAATCAACTAATGTGAGAAGTGAGCACTGAGAAAATCAATTCTAGATAGATTTTTAGGGAATCGTGTTTTTACCAAATttttctcaccaaaatttaatgaaaatgtcaaatttaaaaaaatttagggaaataagctaatttttgaAATATTCAGAGAAATAGGTCaattttgaagagaaaaagagaaaacccGTCCTACTGAATGCATTTTCTATTGAGGTGGCTGAAAGCATGTCTTGTAGGACACATTTATTTGCTAACTCAACTGAAAACGCATCTAGTAGGATGTGTTTTTCTACCATGTTAGATGAAAACGTGTCCTATTTGACGCGGTTTCAATTTCTCTCTCCTCGACCTTTTTTATAAAGGTTAAGGGTTTTTTTAGAGTTAAGGTTGGAAAATTGGAAAATAGTTAATGTTAAGAGTTTTTTTGAAGGAATTTgcccaaaatttaaaattgaacttaaaaatcgGCATTCTATAGCTTTGTTTCAAGATAGTTTCTCTTTCCTTTTGCTTATGCCTTCCCTTGCTCTCAccattgattttttattataaatccTAATCCTTACTGATTTCCACCAACATTCAAGCTATAAAACTCCATTGAAACTatgaaaacacccaaaaacttcattaatttcatcatcttcttcaggAGTGGATTTTCCAAAATTTagccaaagttttttttttctttcattcaaggTAATTAATCATcatcttattatttttaaatgttatctaTACTTTTAAATCGAATTTCTAGTCATTAAAACGCATGTTTTAGATGAAAGCCAAAAATTTggttgttaatggtgaatttcggGTTTCTGgattaaaacttggttttaaagtgtttttcaacattttttaacataattagaaggtttctaaagttACTTTGAAGTTTCATTAAGATTTTATcgtgttttaatgaatttttgttaGAATGGCCAAAACTTGTCAAATAATTTTGATACCTTGAAACGTGTAGTTtcgtgtagtttaaaggttggaaattagtCATACATGAATATGTAGATGAATGTAACTCATttcatatgaaaaaaattaaatttagtctaagttattcaaattttaagtttatcATGCTAAAGGTTTCAGTTAAGAGGGAATGTAGCTTAAGGCTTGTGTTTGTAACTATTTAAGGTGagttattgtgacagcccaaaattgaccctagtcgggaagtggtttcgggaccgctaaaccgagtcaccgaaaggttcgaatgtgatgtttattgtctagaatatgtaatcatgaatgtgtgaaaatttcaagcttcgatttagtcgtttgcatgtgaatttagtcaataggacttatatgagaaaattttaaaatgtgataggtcaatgcatgaggacctattagtgcatgtgaaagaaaaaggggacttgcatgtcaaattccccctccctaatatgtagtggccggccatgctatgggtggaaacatgtctccaacatgttatgctagtgatgtatgttaagaaaaataaaataatgagcatggtgattaaataatgaaaggaagggtgatgaaaaaaaaataacatggtctcatccatacccccttgttgccgtgaattgaagaaagaaaacaaaaaaaaaagtgttcattcttgaacatccttggccgaatagaggaaagaaaggaaggggaaaagcttgagaaaatcggctatggtggtttgctagactaaggtatgtttgatattattctttgagatgcatgtatattttaagttgtaagtgaaaatctacctagccatggttcaaattttgttaattgatggagatgatattcggccatgaatgttacattcttggttggtattttgatgtctttggtgatgaggtatgaagatggttgattttgagtgtttaataaaaaggatgcatgaattattgttaaataatggtcgaatgtagcatgattaaagatgtgaataaattgaagttaaggaggttgtcaatgaaaaatatgagttggatgaggcttaaagaataaaaatctaagtgactagaggtcaaggacattcggtcataggcttgtgtgctagcaaaatcggccaagtgtttatgtggtggaaattaagtgttaaatggaatgaaaatgatattatatgggggtatgtatattcggccatatgagtaaatatatagatgatgttaaatttgattatgtataatcggcattaagatgtggaacataagaaatgtagtatatgtggatttacatgatgttatagttgacattgtgcatatacacatgcattcggccatctaattgagtatgaaggtggtgttaaatctaattgtgatgcccattccgaagtatatatatatacatatatatatacataagtatgccattcgtgatgttacctttaattatgtgtgtaatcgactaaatgggtaattagtgaggatggttgccgaatatacaaacatacataagcatgtgtaattgaattatgaatgtttaacaagatggttaaactagtgaattattgattaagctcaaggagctaaagaaggagaatcaagcaaaggcaaagaaaagatcactgagtagccgagttggaaccgtcttacccaacacaaggtaagtcattaagcatgtagttggtattatttcaaatggtcataatgtttatgtattgatgctgaatggaatgaataaatatacatatatatatatatgcatgtacgtatgtgatgatgaaattgttgaatgaaaagaaaagaggtaagatgtactgagttgttgatcttggcactaaacgtgcgggtataaccatttatgaccatgagattggcgctaagtgcgcgggattaaattgtacagcactaagtgtgcgatttgactatgttgcactaagtgtgcgaaatgaatatgatgcactaagtgtgcgaattgaccatgcggcactaagtgtgcgagtttgactatgtagcactaagtgtgcgatttgattacgtagcactaagtgtgcgagttgattatatagcactgagtgtgcggactcaatatacattcgtgaatcattatggacactatgtgtgtgacactattgagtcgatcgcggacagcggatcgggtaagtgtcttgagtacatggctaataggtgctatgcttatacttggtgttgagctcggtaagtttgaacctatgtgacaaatatacttgaagtcatgtacataaaatttatcgtaggatgggtgaaaggccgtttagtcgtttgattgtaacgaaaataaattgatttatgaaaatgcttcaatgtcctattgatgagtatatggaatgtgaatgcatgaattgatatgaaactgaatcgataggttggaggaactatggtatggttcggtatggatggagtaaattgtctcgttccattttgtttcctcttgtgataatgttattgatggatggtagtgcattgcttatgacttactgagttataaactcactcggtgtttccttgtcacccattataggttgcttggactcatctattttttttgcggggtcaggccgtcatcaaagtcatcacaccggatagcaagttttggtactttcttcttagttggcttagaagaacattttggcatgtataagctattacgttgtgtttgaactttggcatgtaaactttaagccatgcgaaaatggcacgaatgttcgattgagttggatcaagggtaggcatgaaatggacctagttactttcgtaacagatgctggcagcagcagtgtcatgagattgaaaaatcactaaaaatagtaggagtggaattaattgatgaataaattatgtaatcgaagctcgatgagtctgttttcataaggaagtaacgaaaagatcatatgggcagtatattaagagataaacagatttttgtgggacagggccagaacggtttctggattccctgctccgactttggaaattcattataaattaaccagagataattaggagtcataccatatatgtatagattcctctctgagtctagtttctatagaaacaaacgacatcagtattgaaactctgtgcagggagatatccaagtcgtaatgcacaaaggtcagtgtagtcgacccctgcaacatgggagaatttgactaataaactgtactaattggcccaaccaaaaattctagaaaaaaatacatagatgcgcacatgagtctagtttctgggaaaaattacgaaactgatttttgagttacgaaactcaagatataatttttaaaacgactagtacacagattgggcagtgtctggaaaataaattttataaggggttaaagtcagttaacacctcgtgttcgactccggtgtcggtttcgggttcggggtgttatatttcattggtatcagagctatggtttagtcggttctaggacaacatagcacgtatgagtctagctatacatgccgaatgttaatgtttaactgtgtgatgacttctgacggttaaaatttatgttttgattagtaaatggatcccggtgtagagagaaccttggcggatgacattgaaagtgtagcggctgctcctgcacaagggacgccgcctgttgaacctcagtcatctgcgaataatcaaggtgagggggctaaacaagccttctttaccatgatgaatgagtgggtcgcgcaatatgcccgaaccaacccggctgtccaacaagcctgtaatgccatcagtcgctgatcctgtgaggctgagtaagccacctgtagacttgattaggaagcgtggggccgaggagttcaaggccatagtaactgatgatgccgaaagggccgagttctggcttgataacaccattcgggtgttcgatgaattgtcatgcacacccgatgaatgtctaaagtgtgctatatccttgttgcgggactcagcctactattggtggaggaccctgatttccatagtcccaaacgaacgagtaacttgggacttctttcagacggaatttcgaaagaaatatattagtcaacggttcattgatcaaaagcgtaaggaattcttggaacttaagcaaggccgtatgacagtatctgaatacgaacatgaattcgtaagactcagtaggtatgctcgggagtgtgtagctaatgaggttgctatgtgcaaaagattcgaagaaggattgaatgaagatttaaagctactaatgggtattttggaaataaaagaattcgtaacactagtcgaacgagcctgcaaggcggaagaacttggaaagtagaagaagaaggctgaatttgaggctagagactatcgtaaaagatcgacgggtaaagctccgttctcagctgtaaagaagttcagggaggacattaataagtcgagggcgactgcgggaatttccatcagggcaagaccatcgatgggctcccgagctacttcggtagctagtgtgggcaataatcgtcacgagaaacctgaatgtccccaatgtggaagacgacacctaggtgaatgttggggcaagtctactagcagggcctgttacggatgcggttcgaaggaccactttattagagattgcacggagctggatgagaagaataagattcaaggtgcaagacctagtggagtgacatctagaggtagaccaccgaaaattttaggaggcaggggtggtagtcagaggggggcctgccgatcgagccgagaaccgtactcctgctagagcatatgccattcgcgcacgagaggaggtatcctcccccgacgtcatcactggtaccttcactctctttgatactaatgtgattgcattgattgaccctggctctactcattcatatgtatgtgaaaccttagcatccagtaagactctacctgttaagtctactgagttcgtaattcgagtgtcaaaccctttgggtcaatgcgtactagttgataaagtgtgtaagagatgccctctaaaaattcgagaatcctgtcttccggccgatttgatgcttttaccgtttgacgaatttgacgttattcttggtttggattggttgaccgcgcatgatgcggttgtgaattgcaaaagcaagactattgatttaaggtgcgcaaataacgagataattctaattgagtctacggacttaaggggattgccagctgtaatatcggcaatgttggcccagaaatatgtaagaaaagggtgcgaagcataccttgcgtatgtacttgatgacaaagagttagaaaagaaacccgaatttgtgccggtggtttgtgaatacccggatgtttttcctgaagagttaccgggtttgccacctgttcgggaggtagagtttggtattgagcttgtacttggaactacgccaattttgatcgctccgtatcgtattgcactaaccgagttaaaagagttgaaagctcagttgcaagaattgacggatagaggtttcgctcgaccgagtttctcacattggggtgcaccagtattgttcgtgaaaaagaaggacgaaaccatgaggttgtgcattgactatcgacaactgaataaagtgacgataaagaataagtatccgttaccacgtattgatgatctgttcgatcaattaaagggagcatcggtgttttcaaagatagatttgacatcgggttattatcagttgcggattcgagattcggacgtacccaaaactgctttcagaacgaggtacggtcactacgagttcttagtgatgccgtttgggctcactaatgcccctgcggtgtttatggatttgatgaatcggatcttcaggccgtatttggatcggttcgtagttgtgtttattgatgacatcttggtctattcaagagatgagactgaacatgctgagcatctgaggctagtgttgcaaattttgcgggataagcagttatatgctaagttcagtaagtgtgagttctggttaagagaggttagcttcttgggtcatgtggtatccgcatcgggtattcgagttgacccgagcaaaatttcagccatacttaactagaagcctccgagaaatgttaccgaagtccgaagctttctagggctcgccggttattaccgacaatttgtcaaaggtttctcgatgatagccacaccaatgacgaagctacttcaaaaggatgttaagttcgaatggacggagaaatgtcagaaaagctttgatcaactgaaaactcatttgactgaagctccaattttggtgcaacccgaatcgagtaaagagtttgtcatttatagtgacgcatccctacttgggttgggttgcgtattgatgcaagaaggtcgagttgtggcctatgcgtcgagacaattgaagccacacgagagaaattatccgacccatgatctcaaactagccgccattgtgtttgcattgaaaatatggcgacagtatttgtttggtgagaagtgccatgtgttttcggatcacaaaagtctcaaatatttgatgactcaacgagacttgaatctgcgacaaagacgttggcttgagttgttgaaagattacgagcttgtcattgattaccacccgggaaaggctaatgtggttgcggacgccttaagccggaaatcactgttttctttgcgagcgatgaatgtacacttgtctgttctacctgacaatgtgttagtagctgaattaaaagccaaaccattattgactcatcaaattcgtgaagctcagaaagtcgatgatgaattggttgcaaaacgagctgagtgtgttccgaacaaggaatcggagtttcagattgatgatgatggttgtttgaggtttagaagtcgtttgtgtgttccaaggaattcggaactcattctgatgattctgaacgaagcccattgtagccgaatgtcaattcacccggggagcacgaaaatgtacaacgacttgaaacgtcggttttggtggcatggtatgaaacgagacatctccgactttgtttcgagatgtttaatatgtcaacaagtgaaagcggaacatcaagtgccttcagggttacttcagccgatcatgatacccgagtggaaatgggaccgagtcacaatggactttgtgtccggactgccattgtccgcaagtaagaaggatgcgatttgggttgttgttgataggctgactaagtcggctcactttatccccgtgcgtacggatctttcattggataaactagccgaattgtatgtctctcagattgtgagattacatggagtacctatttctatcgtgtcggatagagatccgagattcacctcacgattttggaagaaattgcaagaagctttgggtaccaagctgcattttagcaccgcttttcacccccaaactgatggtcaatccgagcggataattcagatacttgaggatatgttgagatgttacatcctcgagttcagtagtcatgggaacggtatttacctttgattgaattcgcttacaacaatagttttcaatcaagtattaagatggcaccttatgaggctttgtacggtcgtaaatgccatacgccattgttttggaccgagcttggtgaaagtaaaattttcggagttgatttgattaaagatgccgaacaaaaagtaaaggtaatccgcgaaagtctgaaggtagccacagatcgtcaaaaatcgtatgcggatttaaaacgaaaggacattgaatatcaggtgggagataaagtgtttcttaaagtgtcaccttggaagaaggtacttagatttggccgtaaaggcaagttgagcccgagattcattgggccgtacgaaatttctgaacgagtggggccggttgcatatagattgattttgccccctgaacttgaaaggatgcacgatgtcttccatgtttcaatgcttcgacgttatagatccgatccgtcacatgtgattaatccctcagaagttgaaattcaatctgacttgagctatgaagaagaaccgattcgtatcctagctcgtgaagtgaaagagttgcgaaataaaagggttccgttggttaaggtgttatggctcaaacacgggatcgaggaagcaacctgggaacccgagagctcgatgaaagaacgatatccaaacctatttaccggtaagattttcgaggacgaaaatttcttaagtgagggagagttgtgacagcccaaaattgaccctagtcgggaagtggtttcgggaccgctaaaccgagtcaccgaaaggttcgaatgtgatgtttattgtctagaatatgtaatcatgaatgtgtgaaaatttcaagcttcgatttagtcgtttgcatgtgaatttagtcaataggacttatatgagaaaattttaaaatgtgataggtcaatgcatgaggacctattagtgcatgtgaaagaaaaaggggacttgcatgtcaaattccccctccctaatatgtagtggccggccatgctatgggtggaaacatgtctccaacatgttatgctagtgatgtatgttaagaaaaataaaataatgagcatggtgattaaataatgaaaggaagggtgatgaaaaaaaaaataacatggtctcatccatacccccttgttgccgtgaattgaagaaagaaaacaaaaaaaaaagtgttcattcttgaacatccttggccgaatagaggaaagaaaggaaggggaaaagcttgagaaaatcggctatggtggtttgctagactaaggtatgtttgatattattctttgagatgcatgtatattttaagttgtaagtgaaaatctacctagccatggttcaaattttgttaattgatggagatgatattcggccatgaatgttacattcttggttggtattttgatgtctttggtgatgaggtatgaagatggttgattttgagtgtttaataaaaaggatgcatgaattattgttaaataatggtcgaatgtagcatgattaaagatgtgaataaattgaagttaaggaggttgtcaatgaaaaatatgagttggatgaggcttaaagaataaaaatctaggtgactagaggtcaaggacattcggtcataggcttgtgtgctagcaaaatcggccaagtgtttatgtggtggaaattaagtgttaaatggaatgaaaatgatattatatgggggtatgtatattcggccatatgagtaaatatatagatgatgttaaatttgattatgtataatcggcattaagatgtggaacataaga comes from the Gossypium hirsutum isolate 1008001.06 chromosome A06, Gossypium_hirsutum_v2.1, whole genome shotgun sequence genome and includes:
- the LOC107963472 gene encoding CTD small phosphatase-like protein — its product is MFILLVILCTIIVSDHHQIDTRIQEMTLKMEKKMQKKSIMRDRNYDYQHHRQLLPRNNDRQRKRSSILKRKYFSVISSIKKSIKKCHRRLIEFFSKLEGAKHRGKGFVILHRKEAGRCQTNLSPRLQLEFKDDGDLPNILALREKNWTRLLPPLASDKTRTIVLDLDETLVHSSSEPPPETYDFMIKPSIYGLRMNFYVLKRPRVDEFLEAVSKKYELVVFTAGLEPYASLLLDILDPKGLISHRLYRDSCKQLGRGRFIKDLSKIGRDLKQVVIVDDNPKSYNLQPANAIPIKRFEDDIEDRELEKLMVFFERNCDGFKDMRDAVKQYLDGNDTMRQPSSL